A genomic region of Desulfosarcina ovata subsp. ovata contains the following coding sequences:
- a CDS encoding eCIS core domain-containing protein, with product MRTFASISKKKLPARSTHTLQPPVYGLDRTRQAGTIRHILGTSRIQPKLTVGAPNDVYEQEADRVADAVMRMPDKALVRQPLEDDARVQFTSLGYDANGLDLQRQVEEEELLQPKSEGSDRPLVTPDLEGAIAGRRGTGRPLPAESRAFFEPRLGRDLSRIRIHIGTQAARLARQIGARAFTLGSDIYFGSGRFSPQTATGQHLLAHELTHTIQQRGETAGWGAVVRRIPGDETDADEVETPTPVLSNPRFTGNRALERILDGRTPRLSSRHDGRRGAVSKVQQALVDLGFELPMYRVDGQYGDETVEAIRQFRDRYGPSPGDELDGATLAVLDRVAPAPGERHEHTVDYDRLLADGRLDITVGIGATDTMVHRETRPGHYESTDRPTEDLMAERFRTWMEGQGFSLELLGLSGNEYWTATRTITWTDASGVEQSREVTIWINLVVPAAGAAREFGRGLSEDEITIYNGHARYGSGPDFDAKASPLENFRIGIDSALEAAGRRTRVEEARRHGVAIDEEHDLLDMVSSGSFDPNRYRVLFFEACTSLAYLDEIREHVGNPEDADVIATRRPSRFTTVESDVGMRETQRFLEGIFAAESVESMISALNDIQRELHGTSARFPRGGVFTSSGMGDNPQKN from the coding sequence ATGAGAACCTTTGCGTCCATATCCAAGAAAAAATTGCCGGCGCGATCGACCCATACCCTTCAGCCGCCGGTTTACGGTCTTGACCGCACACGGCAAGCCGGGACGATCCGCCACATCCTGGGGACTTCCCGCATTCAACCCAAATTGACCGTGGGGGCACCCAACGACGTCTACGAGCAGGAAGCGGACCGGGTGGCCGATGCGGTGATGCGCATGCCGGACAAAGCTTTGGTCCGTCAACCGCTGGAAGACGATGCGCGGGTTCAGTTTACTTCCCTCGGTTACGATGCCAACGGTCTGGATCTGCAGCGCCAGGTTGAAGAAGAAGAACTCCTCCAACCCAAAAGCGAGGGCAGCGATCGTCCGCTCGTGACGCCGGATCTCGAAGGGGCGATCGCCGGCCGTCGGGGAACCGGCAGGCCCCTGCCGGCGGAGAGCCGGGCATTTTTCGAGCCGCGCCTGGGCCGGGACCTGAGCCGGATACGGATCCACATCGGCACCCAGGCGGCGCGCTTGGCCCGGCAGATAGGCGCCCGCGCATTCACCCTGGGGAGCGACATCTATTTCGGCAGCGGCCGGTTTTCTCCCCAGACAGCCACGGGCCAGCACCTGTTGGCCCACGAGCTAACCCACACGATCCAGCAACGCGGCGAGACTGCCGGCTGGGGGGCGGTCGTGCGTCGAATTCCCGGGGATGAAACCGATGCCGACGAAGTCGAGACCCCCACGCCGGTGCTGAGCAATCCCCGTTTTACCGGAAACCGCGCGCTGGAGCGGATCCTGGACGGCCGGACGCCCCGGCTCTCGTCACGTCATGACGGCCGCCGCGGCGCCGTGTCCAAGGTGCAGCAGGCGCTCGTCGATCTGGGATTCGAGCTGCCCATGTACCGTGTCGACGGGCAGTATGGGGACGAGACCGTGGAAGCCATCCGCCAATTCCGCGATCGATACGGTCCCTCGCCGGGAGACGAACTGGATGGTGCCACGCTGGCCGTCCTGGATCGTGTGGCCCCTGCGCCCGGCGAGCGGCATGAGCACACCGTCGACTACGACCGATTGCTGGCCGACGGCCGGTTGGACATCACCGTTGGCATTGGCGCCACCGACACCATGGTGCACCGGGAGACCCGTCCCGGCCACTACGAAAGTACCGACCGTCCCACCGAGGATTTGATGGCCGAACGGTTTCGCACCTGGATGGAGGGGCAGGGGTTCAGCCTCGAGCTTCTTGGCCTGTCGGGCAATGAGTACTGGACGGCGACGCGCACCATTACGTGGACCGATGCCAGTGGCGTCGAACAGAGCCGGGAGGTGACCATCTGGATCAACCTTGTCGTTCCGGCCGCCGGCGCCGCCCGTGAATTCGGACGCGGGCTCAGCGAGGACGAGATCACCATTTACAACGGTCACGCCCGTTATGGCTCGGGGCCTGATTTCGACGCCAAGGCCAGCCCGTTGGAGAATTTCCGCATCGGCATCGACAGCGCCCTTGAGGCCGCCGGCCGCCGAACCCGCGTTGAAGAGGCACGCCGCCACGGCGTCGCCATCGACGAGGAACACGACCTGCTCGACATGGTCAGCAGCGGCAGCTTCGATCCGAACCGCTATCGGGTGCTGTTTTTCGAAGCCTGCACCTCGCTGGCGTATCTGGACGAGATCCGCGAGCATGTGGGGAACCCCGAGGATGCCGATGTGATTGCCACCCGCCGGCCGTCACGGTTCACCACCGTCGAGTCCGATGTCGGCATGCGCGAGACCCAACGTTTCCTGGAAGGTATTTTTGCCGCCGAGTCGGTTGAATCGATGATCAGCGCCCTGAACGATATTCAACGCGAGCTCCACGGGACAAGTGCTCGTTTTCCGCGAGGCGGCGTTTTTACCAGTTCGGGGATGGGTGACAACCCTCAGAAAAATTAG
- a CDS encoding GerMN domain-containing protein: protein MTVPIKKTFAASKTWCATLGAMTLVTLFVFVTLISGCTSRRGVVGDKAVAAINVYFYNERMATDPIDCAATFAVERYVPATSDLVAEALRRLFRGPTPKELEEGYWSFFSDETAGLLKHVRVENGIAYLDLKDMRQILSGATSSCGSAAFYSQVERTLLQFPNVKKVIYAIEGDPRVFYDWMNEACGPDNQYCDPSPFSKQ from the coding sequence ATGACCGTTCCAATAAAAAAAACCTTTGCGGCCAGCAAGACGTGGTGCGCCACTCTTGGTGCCATGACCTTGGTGACGTTGTTTGTGTTTGTCACTCTCATCTCGGGATGTACCTCCAGGCGGGGTGTTGTCGGAGACAAGGCGGTTGCAGCGATAAACGTCTATTTTTACAACGAGCGCATGGCGACGGACCCCATAGATTGTGCAGCGACCTTTGCCGTCGAAAGATATGTGCCGGCGACGTCCGATCTGGTTGCGGAAGCACTGCGCCGTCTGTTTCGAGGTCCCACGCCCAAAGAATTGGAAGAGGGGTATTGGTCGTTTTTCTCGGACGAAACGGCGGGTTTGCTCAAGCACGTCCGTGTCGAAAATGGAATCGCCTACCTGGATCTTAAGGACATGCGGCAGATTCTATCCGGTGCCACGTCAAGCTGTGGAAGCGCGGCGTTTTACTCGCAGGTGGAACGTACGCTGCTGCAGTTCCCGAATGTCAAAAAGGTGATATACGCCATCGAGGGTGATCCCAGGGTATTTTATGACTGGATGAACGAAGCGTGCGGTCCGGACAATCAGTATTGCGATCCTTCCCCTTTCAGCAAGCAATAG
- a CDS encoding DNA-binding protein — MKTVTLDVRTPADAMADFTKAWETGKPEGSARISFATPELLWSVLTAKRWELLKVLCGAGPVSIREAARRVGRDVKAVHGDITALLNAGILVRTDEGQIVFPFDAVKVEFLLHAA; from the coding sequence ATGAAAACCGTAACCCTTGATGTACGGACGCCTGCCGATGCGATGGCGGATTTTACAAAGGCCTGGGAGACAGGAAAACCCGAAGGTTCCGCACGCATCAGCTTTGCGACGCCGGAATTGCTTTGGAGCGTATTAACCGCCAAACGCTGGGAGTTGCTCAAGGTTCTTTGCGGCGCGGGGCCTGTCTCGATTCGCGAAGCCGCTCGGCGTGTCGGGCGTGATGTAAAGGCCGTTCACGGAGATATTACCGCCCTCCTGAACGCTGGAATTCTCGTTCGTACCGACGAAGGGCAAATCGTTTTTCCATTCGATGCCGTCAAAGTCGAGTTTCTGTTGCATGCGGCATAG
- a CDS encoding N-acetylmuramoyl-L-alanine amidase, which produces MYTVKFYKGDYSKRQNDANQDKAVAYVEHHFNSFTATSNYAVVITGSNASTTSKNWGRWYAREVAEHFGIPVGGDNGIKVGGFGGRGDGSIKHTDMPAVLLEPLFASNPQHAEIIRSESGQSALAQILVESIRRFFPDGGLIAFSVGHKYKDSSPHDRGAPLAGRGNEADFAEKVLEKAQALLLAADHPAEGRIVRVMQGDTLLFEKRIDEDAVVTWSSGRDLLFIPE; this is translated from the coding sequence ATGTACACGGTAAAATTCTACAAAGGCGATTACTCCAAACGCCAAAACGATGCCAACCAGGACAAAGCCGTGGCCTATGTGGAGCACCATTTCAACAGCTTTACGGCGACGTCCAACTATGCCGTGGTGATCACCGGATCGAATGCGTCAACCACCAGCAAGAACTGGGGCCGCTGGTATGCCAGGGAGGTCGCCGAGCACTTCGGCATTCCGGTCGGTGGGGATAACGGCATCAAGGTGGGCGGTTTTGGCGGTCGCGGTGACGGCAGCATCAAACATACCGATATGCCGGCGGTTCTGCTTGAGCCGTTATTTGCCAGCAACCCCCAACACGCGGAAATCATCAGGAGCGAAAGCGGGCAGTCTGCATTGGCACAGATCCTGGTTGAGAGCATTCGACGGTTTTTCCCCGATGGTGGGTTGATTGCTTTCAGCGTCGGACACAAATACAAGGATAGCAGTCCGCACGACCGTGGCGCCCCTCTTGCCGGCCGCGGGAACGAGGCCGATTTTGCCGAAAAGGTATTGGAAAAAGCCCAGGCGCTATTGCTTGCTGCCGACCACCCCGCCGAAGGTCGGATCGTTCGGGTCATGCAGGGGGACACGCTGTTGTTTGAAAAGCGAATCGACGAGGATGCGGTGGTCACCTGGTCATCGGGTCGCGATCTGTTGTTCATTCCCGAATGA
- a CDS encoding DUF4157 domain-containing protein codes for MRTFAWKHKKTAHGYRKAVFPPYRPWSGNQRTATVGSILRSTGIQAKRKAGAPGEPYELDADRATGIEAIKAGGRPLDPVSRTFFESRLGRDLGQVRLHMDPAASEIAESIQARAFTIGNHIVIGRGGCPPHTPTGQRLLGHELTHVIQQREDRISIGGVSTKQRAAESSHDAGRQQVIRRDLIDDIREGAEAIGTARLRALANKPTGSGGWTGADASCHANFCRPFADVNEALRDLVWAGPLILAGIATKVNPRVVPLWATYMTGGAAVEDLSGRFGADFSSSPTTQATTRFLIDALRRLVERDHATLMGGASRVTLDVSSHLIDARRAINASGGPDEMNFNYPTDIAGNIAGGIGSDQSAHPFGARPSPVDDSRAAVITATLVRDPSGTITVTPSIRYRVTDTIDLCPGNCGTSREQVATVPLSRFEATNLVGDVPFTIDFDAPAAELASFTVTPAPAVAPPPATVHGVVTASALRYRAAPDTSSAVLGLYPRGTDLTLLCQTRGTSVLGVDTWYRTADGFVSGRYVSLTGAGTLAAC; via the coding sequence ATGCGGACCTTTGCCTGGAAGCATAAAAAAACCGCCCATGGGTATCGCAAGGCGGTTTTTCCACCCTATCGTCCATGGTCCGGCAACCAACGGACGGCGACCGTGGGGTCGATTTTGCGTTCGACTGGAATCCAGGCCAAGCGGAAGGCCGGGGCCCCAGGTGAACCTTACGAACTGGATGCGGACCGGGCGACCGGAATCGAGGCCATCAAGGCCGGCGGGCGTCCCTTGGATCCCGTATCCCGGACTTTTTTCGAGTCGCGCTTGGGACGCGATCTGGGCCAGGTTCGGCTGCATATGGATCCAGCGGCGTCGGAGATTGCCGAATCCATCCAGGCGCGGGCCTTTACCATTGGCAACCATATCGTTATCGGGCGCGGTGGCTGCCCGCCCCACACACCCACGGGCCAACGATTGCTGGGACACGAATTGACGCACGTGATCCAGCAACGGGAGGATCGAATCTCGATTGGTGGCGTGTCGACCAAGCAACGCGCGGCCGAATCCAGTCACGACGCCGGTCGTCAACAGGTGATCCGCCGGGACCTGATTGACGATATCCGCGAGGGGGCCGAAGCCATCGGTACGGCACGTTTGCGGGCACTGGCCAATAAGCCGACCGGTTCGGGCGGCTGGACCGGTGCGGATGCAAGCTGCCATGCAAACTTCTGCAGACCTTTCGCCGACGTCAACGAGGCGTTGCGTGACCTGGTCTGGGCCGGGCCGTTAATCCTCGCCGGAATCGCCACCAAGGTAAATCCCAGGGTCGTACCGCTGTGGGCTACGTATATGACCGGCGGCGCCGCTGTGGAAGACTTGAGTGGCCGTTTTGGTGCCGACTTCTCCAGCTCACCAACCACTCAGGCGACGACGCGTTTTCTCATCGACGCCTTACGCCGCCTTGTCGAGCGGGACCATGCCACCCTGATGGGCGGTGCATCGAGGGTGACCCTCGATGTGTCCAGCCATCTGATCGACGCCCGGCGTGCGATCAATGCATCGGGCGGACCGGATGAGATGAATTTCAACTATCCCACGGACATCGCGGGCAACATCGCCGGCGGCATCGGCAGCGACCAGAGTGCCCATCCTTTCGGGGCCCGTCCTTCACCGGTCGACGATTCGCGTGCAGCGGTCATCACCGCCACCCTGGTGCGGGATCCTTCCGGCACCATCACCGTGACACCTTCGATTCGTTACCGTGTCACGGACACCATCGATTTGTGCCCCGGTAACTGCGGTACGTCGAGGGAACAAGTCGCTACGGTGCCGCTTTCACGCTTCGAAGCCACAAACCTGGTTGGCGATGTCCCCTTCACCATTGATTTCGACGCACCGGCCGCCGAACTGGCCAGCTTTACCGTGACTCCGGCGCCTGCCGTCGCACCCCCGCCCGCCACGGTGCACGGGGTGGTCACCGCCTCGGCCCTGCGTTACCGTGCCGCACCGGACACGTCGTCGGCCGTTCTCGGCCTGTACCCACGGGGAACCGATCTGACGCTGCTGTGCCAGACCCGCGGGACGTCCGTGCTGGGTGTCGACACGTGGTATCGTACCGCCGATGGTTTTGTATCGGGACGTTACGTATCGTTGACAGGGGCCGGCACGCTGGCGGCGTGCTAG
- a CDS encoding DUF4157 domain-containing protein — protein MRTFASPTKKKLPARSTHTLRPPVYGLDRTRQAGTIRHILETSRIQPQLTVGAANDVCEQEADRVADAVMRMPDAASARRPLEDDARVQSTPLGNDANGADLQRQVEEEEEEEEELLQPKSEGSDRPPVTPHLEGAIAGRRGTGRLLPAKSRAFFESRMQFDFSKVNVHTDNEAAQMNQELGARAFTYGRDIFFGAGEYAPETQSGEHLLAHELAHVIQQGRSGAYPATVAQQAGLEQAADIAADALTATDHRFVSVSGASANWLACNRRSLRGSHGLRRGTADGVQFQESPRDVIALRLSNISGDMSSILSSIDAVMANFGSADRSYVRALDFAALLEARLAELGHPAATGGGPRMSRDRWLTIRVRIVRGQGGRIEGLRLMPQARVTEAPEGLEIEGEQPEPVLEVRPPVVEAPREEPTEPVGWRGWAESIGEGLEAAGDLVSGRWFWDPIMDQMAEWERDLAAIGETEGRTIEVSGTEAALIPIGILFTVIYGILGTANLLAEVNPYNLVLQELSRRARALSGSYTRAQFERDMRVVGEEAWGILTLGLGRAIDHMREGIRDANTFRTTQAVTEIVMAIEAVIGLVAGVRSMSSSARMSAAVEAEAATGVEAGAVEAATRPTEPGPGAVERSTVPEPDLPYRTTEPGAGAAERATVPEPDLPHRATEPGVGAAERTTVPEPGLAERPTEAGPAPTERTTTPEQGPPTEGRPTGPAGGLRVRRPIRDLAEARQLRDRLVSEAEGVELMPDHAYFAEEYRALGGTGEVPYAYEQTNGRVVVDTTRVGWPSQQALRRGAVHQSARARAAREARVAAEAAMREASAVRWQQRIDTPVEARAVIDRQLEAGMRRQVRLLLSEETYLSRWRAAGGGDPVPVAFFDTEGVLWVNQPGLGGM, from the coding sequence ATGAGAACCTTTGCATCCCCAACCAAGAAAAAACTGCCGGCACGATCGACCCACACCCTTCGGCCGCCGGTTTACGGTCTTGACCGCACCCGGCAAGCCGGGACGATCCGCCACATCCTGGAAACCTCCCGCATTCAACCCCAGTTAACCGTGGGGGCAGCCAACGACGTCTGCGAGCAGGAGGCGGACCGCGTGGCCGATGCGGTGATGCGCATGCCGGACGCGGCCTCGGCCCGTCGACCACTGGAAGACGATGCGCGGGTTCAGTCTACTCCCCTCGGCAACGATGCCAACGGTGCCGATTTGCAGCGCCAGGTCGAGGAAGAAGAGGAGGAGGAGGAAGAACTCCTCCAACCCAAAAGCGAGGGCAGCGATCGTCCACCCGTGACGCCGCATCTCGAAGGGGCAATCGCCGGCCGTCGGGGAACCGGTCGGCTCCTGCCGGCAAAGAGTCGGGCATTTTTCGAGTCTCGCATGCAGTTTGACTTCAGCAAGGTCAACGTCCATACCGACAATGAAGCGGCTCAGATGAATCAAGAGTTGGGTGCCAGGGCATTTACCTATGGCCGGGATATTTTCTTTGGGGCCGGTGAATATGCGCCGGAGACCCAATCCGGCGAACACCTGTTGGCGCATGAGTTGGCTCATGTCATTCAGCAGGGGCGAAGCGGTGCCTATCCCGCCACCGTGGCGCAACAGGCAGGTCTGGAACAGGCGGCAGACATTGCAGCGGATGCATTGACCGCCACTGATCATCGATTCGTCAGCGTTTCAGGGGCGTCCGCTAACTGGCTGGCGTGTAACCGGCGTTCATTGCGTGGTTCGCATGGGTTGCGCCGCGGCACGGCCGATGGCGTGCAATTCCAGGAAAGTCCGCGCGATGTGATCGCCCTTCGCCTTTCGAACATCAGTGGTGATATGTCCAGCATCCTGTCGAGTATCGATGCGGTGATGGCTAATTTCGGCAGTGCTGACCGGAGCTATGTGCGTGCGCTGGATTTCGCAGCATTGCTGGAGGCGCGTTTGGCAGAGCTGGGTCACCCGGCTGCGACAGGCGGTGGCCCGCGTATGAGCCGTGACCGTTGGCTGACCATTCGCGTCCGGATTGTTCGTGGCCAGGGTGGGCGTATCGAAGGATTGCGGCTGATGCCGCAGGCGCGGGTGACCGAAGCACCCGAGGGGCTGGAGATTGAGGGGGAGCAGCCGGAACCCGTGCTCGAGGTCCGCCCCCCGGTTGTGGAGGCTCCCCGCGAGGAACCGACCGAGCCTGTCGGCTGGCGCGGATGGGCCGAGAGCATCGGCGAGGGCCTGGAAGCAGCGGGTGATTTGGTCAGTGGACGTTGGTTCTGGGATCCGATCATGGACCAGATGGCCGAGTGGGAACGCGACCTTGCTGCGATTGGCGAAACCGAAGGTCGTACCATCGAGGTGTCCGGCACGGAAGCCGCGTTGATACCGATCGGCATCCTGTTCACGGTGATCTACGGCATATTGGGCACCGCTAACCTGCTGGCGGAGGTGAACCCATACAATTTGGTATTGCAGGAACTCTCCCGTAGGGCGCGTGCCCTGTCCGGTTCTTATACTCGTGCACAATTCGAAAGGGACATGCGTGTTGTGGGTGAAGAGGCATGGGGGATTCTGACCCTGGGCCTGGGCAGGGCGATCGATCATATGCGGGAGGGGATTCGTGACGCCAACACCTTCCGCACCACCCAAGCGGTCACTGAGATTGTGATGGCAATCGAAGCGGTGATTGGCTTGGTCGCGGGCGTGCGAAGCATGTCGAGCAGCGCACGCATGTCGGCAGCCGTGGAGGCCGAGGCCGCCACCGGTGTTGAGGCAGGTGCCGTGGAGGCCGCCACTCGTCCTACTGAACCCGGTCCAGGTGCGGTGGAACGATCCACTGTGCCAGAGCCTGACCTGCCTTATCGCACCACTGAGCCCGGTGCTGGCGCAGCCGAACGCGCCACCGTGCCGGAGCCTGATCTTCCCCATCGTGCGACTGAGCCCGGAGTTGGCGCGGCTGAGCGTACTACCGTACCTGAACCGGGGCTGGCTGAAAGACCTACAGAGGCGGGGCCGGCGCCTACAGAGAGGACGACGACTCCCGAACAGGGTCCCCCAACAGAGGGACGTCCCACCGGACCCGCTGGCGGCCTTCGCGTAAGGCGCCCCATCCGAGATCTGGCCGAGGCGCGCCAGCTGCGCGATCGTTTAGTCAGCGAAGCGGAGGGGGTGGAGCTGATGCCGGATCACGCCTATTTCGCCGAGGAGTACCGTGCCCTGGGGGGAACAGGAGAGGTTCCCTACGCCTATGAGCAGACGAACGGACGTGTGGTGGTCGATACCACCCGTGTGGGCTGGCCGTCGCAACAAGCGTTGCGAAGAGGTGCTGTGCACCAGTCGGCCAGAGCACGTGCTGCTCGGGAGGCACGCGTTGCTGCTGAGGCGGCCATGCGTGAAGCTTCTGCAGTTAGATGGCAACAGCGTATCGACACGCCAGTGGAAGCACGCGCGGTCATAGACAGGCAACTCGAAGCTGGCATGCGGCGGCAGGTAAGACTCCTATTGAGTGAAGAAACGTATTTGTCCAGGTGGCGTGCTGCAGGAGGAGGAGACCCCGTGCCAGTTGCTTTTTTCGACACGGAGGGTGTGTTGTGGGTCAATCAACCGGGTTTGGGAGGGATGTAA
- a CDS encoding toxin-antitoxin system TumE family protein, with translation MTTANSVGIVSNMKAVKLIHTRIIYSESAFAELILWRLPKQLIGSSHGFKYRLAYVVRGECVLRYDNETGKGDHRHFGGKERAYVFTTPEQLVVDFQHDIERWNHENRNP, from the coding sequence TTGACAACAGCCAACAGTGTTGGTATTGTTTCCAACATGAAAGCCGTGAAACTCATTCACACACGTATTATATATTCCGAATCGGCATTTGCGGAATTGATTTTGTGGCGTCTCCCAAAGCAGCTGATTGGGTCTTCACACGGGTTTAAATACAGGCTTGCGTATGTTGTGCGTGGCGAATGTGTTTTGCGCTACGATAATGAGACCGGTAAGGGCGATCATCGCCATTTTGGTGGAAAAGAACGCGCCTATGTGTTCACAACACCGGAACAGTTGGTCGTTGATTTCCAGCATGATATCGAGAGGTGGAACCATGAAAACCGTAACCCTTGA
- a CDS encoding GntR family transcriptional regulator translates to MLNPQSPIPLYHQLADILMEGIRTGDYPPGARIPSETQLAKDYGIGRPTVRQAIDLLVRRHLLVRRRGSGTYVCAPEREIDLFSLAGTSSAFHKQGIDVAVDLLDPPSNIRVDGGDGNPFAGGTAFFLSRLSRVAGDPVLLEEIYLHPVLFKGIEGMDLTGRSLSQVAETQFYLRPADGRQTFRIDYLDDRRRALMDVRSRTPILTVHRYLHFKQAQNAVFSILYCNTDRFVFSQQIGGLNHE, encoded by the coding sequence ATGCTGAATCCCCAATCCCCCATACCCCTGTACCACCAACTGGCCGACATCCTCATGGAAGGGATCCGCACTGGTGACTATCCACCCGGTGCGCGGATCCCGTCCGAGACGCAGTTGGCAAAAGATTACGGCATTGGTCGGCCCACGGTGCGCCAGGCCATCGATCTTCTGGTGCGCCGGCATCTGCTGGTCCGGCGTCGCGGATCGGGGACCTATGTGTGTGCACCGGAGCGGGAGATCGATCTTTTCTCCCTGGCCGGCACCAGCTCGGCCTTTCACAAGCAGGGCATCGATGTGGCGGTGGACCTGCTCGATCCGCCATCTAACATTCGGGTTGATGGAGGCGATGGGAATCCCTTTGCCGGCGGTACGGCTTTTTTTCTCTCCCGGCTCAGCCGGGTGGCGGGAGACCCGGTGCTGCTGGAGGAGATCTACCTGCACCCGGTGCTGTTCAAGGGCATCGAAGGGATGGATCTGACCGGCCGCTCCCTTTCCCAGGTGGCCGAAACCCAATTTTACCTGCGTCCGGCGGACGGGCGGCAGACCTTTCGCATCGACTATCTTGATGACCGGCGCAGGGCGCTGATGGATGTCCGCAGCCGGACGCCCATTCTCACGGTCCATCGCTATCTTCACTTCAAACAGGCACAAAATGCCGTTTTTTCGATCCTTTACTGCAACACCGATCGGTTTGTTTTTTCCCAACAGATAGGAGGCCTGAATCATGAATAA